A stretch of Geomonas oryzisoli DNA encodes these proteins:
- the tpiA gene encoding triose-phosphate isomerase, whose product MRKPVIAGNWKLYKTKDEALALIEELAPLVAGVDNVEVVVAPVFTVLPALPAALAGTSISLAAQDVFWEEEGAFTGEVSPRMLLDAGASHVIIGHSERRQYFGETDQTVNKKIKAALKGALVPIFCIGETLEAREAGDTFKVLERQVQGGLEGLSETQLAPVIIAYEPVWAIGTGKVATDEQAQEAHAFVRGVVAKMFGQAAADKVRILYGGSVKPDNVKGLMSCADIDGALVGGASLKGASFASIVRFGE is encoded by the coding sequence ATGCGCAAGCCGGTCATAGCTGGAAACTGGAAACTCTATAAGACAAAGGACGAGGCGCTGGCGCTGATCGAGGAACTGGCGCCGCTGGTCGCAGGGGTGGACAACGTCGAGGTGGTTGTGGCGCCGGTTTTCACCGTGCTTCCCGCCCTCCCCGCCGCGCTCGCCGGCACCAGCATCAGCCTCGCCGCCCAGGACGTGTTCTGGGAGGAGGAAGGTGCCTTCACCGGCGAGGTGTCGCCGCGCATGCTGCTCGACGCCGGCGCAAGCCACGTCATCATCGGCCACTCCGAGCGCAGGCAATACTTCGGTGAAACAGACCAGACCGTGAACAAGAAGATCAAGGCGGCCCTCAAAGGCGCCCTGGTCCCCATCTTCTGCATCGGCGAGACGCTGGAGGCGCGCGAAGCCGGCGACACCTTCAAGGTGCTGGAGCGCCAGGTGCAGGGCGGCCTGGAAGGGCTCAGCGAGACCCAGTTGGCACCGGTCATCATCGCTTACGAGCCGGTCTGGGCCATCGGCACCGGCAAGGTCGCCACCGACGAGCAGGCACAGGAAGCACACGCTTTCGTGCGCGGCGTGGTCGCCAAGATGTTCGGCCAGGCGGCTGCCGACAAGGTGCGCATTCTCTATGGCGGCTCGGTCAAACCCGACAATGTCAAAGGGCTCATGTCCTGCGCTGACATAGACGGCGCCCTGGTCGGTGGTGCAAGTCTCAAGGGGGCCTCTTTTGCTTCCATCGTCCGTTTCGGCGAATAA
- the secG gene encoding preprotein translocase subunit SecG, protein MTILLVTLHVIVCFALIVVVLLQSGKGAEMGASFGASGSQSVFGAGGGNTFMSKLTTYAAVIFMLTSLSLAFVSGKGGGSSIMSKAPKVKPAPMGGMPLQQPVKPAAPGNAAAPAAPAAPAAPAAPAPAAPAAPAK, encoded by the coding sequence ATGACTATTTTACTGGTAACCCTGCACGTCATCGTTTGTTTCGCTCTCATCGTTGTCGTCCTGCTGCAGTCCGGCAAAGGGGCAGAGATGGGTGCATCCTTCGGCGCCAGCGGCAGCCAGTCCGTGTTCGGCGCGGGCGGCGGCAACACCTTCATGAGCAAACTGACCACCTATGCAGCGGTCATCTTCATGCTGACCTCCCTCTCCCTGGCCTTCGTGTCCGGCAAAGGCGGCGGCTCTTCCATCATGTCCAAGGCCCCAAAGGTCAAGCCGGCCCCGATGGGCGGCATGCCGTTGCAGCAGCCTGTCAAACCGGCAGCACCCGGCAACGCGGCAGCACCCGCAGCGCCCGCCGCTCCGGCTGCGCCTGCAGCACCGGCACCGGCAGCACCCGCAGCTCCGGCAAAGTAG
- a CDS encoding ferritin-like domain-containing protein: protein MKDTQDALKQAIQTEKNAMNFYQIGAQHMKDAEAKRLFEQLAREEKEHAAQFFKAYHGSDLGSFEEFITSPPQNEALWVTSIQKAIDSDFTEQKALEYAMDKETHLENALRETAGRITDPGIKEIFLWNANETHNHFLTIEAEYARIMAMVDESDMDTYVRE from the coding sequence ATGAAAGACACGCAAGACGCACTGAAACAGGCCATTCAAACTGAAAAGAACGCGATGAACTTCTACCAGATCGGCGCACAGCATATGAAGGACGCAGAAGCCAAGCGACTGTTCGAGCAACTGGCACGTGAAGAGAAAGAGCACGCTGCACAGTTCTTCAAGGCCTACCACGGCAGCGACCTTGGTTCCTTTGAGGAGTTCATCACCTCTCCTCCGCAAAACGAGGCGCTCTGGGTCACCTCGATTCAGAAGGCCATCGACTCAGACTTCACCGAGCAGAAGGCCCTGGAGTACGCGATGGACAAGGAGACCCACCTGGAGAATGCCCTGCGTGAGACGGCGGGCAGGATCACCGACCCCGGCATCAAGGAAATCTTCCTGTGGAATGCCAACGAGACCCACAACCACTTCCTCACCATCGAGGCCGAGTACGCCAGGATCATGGCCATGGTGGACGAATCCGACATGGACACCTACGTCAGGGAATAA
- a CDS encoding PAS domain-containing sensor histidine kinase, with protein MINSRFIINRPDRPLYGVIVSVALSLGLLNVAVYFFSPPTRFEVVPWYLPTVHAFVALCSFCVAFLALGRHQVLRYPAPFWIGIAYLAHSIYSIFRLLVFPTLPGNRGIIETLPSTSPWLVNLQMATLAACVIIAPFSPVPRDRRASWIMAVVAVAAVTLAATAVVKLDHALPVMVVVGRFTEPERALLLFLAGMLFASAIVATATYLDTGDRLFAFTALSQLAATSSVAMNALGSNWFNLPFYLGRNIVVAGALVMLFGLLSDYVQLARNEQDKSQELAQRTEELTQSEERLRYNEVTLQMAINATGLGTFEFEPGTGNLTWSVHAKRHFGLAPEATGSYQLFESALHPEDRDRVLTALRRSFQPESGGIYRIEYRAIGIEDHKERWLMARGQVFFDEDGAPIRLVGATLDITEPKKAEARLRRIFDSGMIGLIYWNMRGDILDANDVFLRMLGRSRHELEAGTVKWSDLTPPEYAALDDFALDELRATGLDTPYEKEFFRSDGARVPVLIGAATLPEAPEEGVAFVLDITERKKAEEEVRQARNTLELRVQERTEELRQALQSLRAETEERLRAVEELRLKEQMLMQQNRLAAMGEMLANISHQWRQPLNMLGLILQNLTRSYDRGTFSSEMLQKSADRGTELIEHMSKTIEDFSAYLNPDKTKVSFDVGEVIAKALSMMGETLQGMTVEVDTPPQAVHAIGYRNEYAQVVINILVNARDALRERNVADPRVTIRISREGERSVVAISDNAGGIAHDILDKIFEPYFTTKAPGEGTGIGLFMSKAIIEKSMGGKLSASNTDTGAEFKIEV; from the coding sequence GTGATCAACAGCAGGTTCATCATAAATAGGCCGGACCGCCCCCTTTATGGGGTGATCGTCTCTGTCGCCCTTTCCCTCGGCTTGCTCAACGTCGCGGTCTATTTCTTTTCCCCTCCGACCAGGTTCGAAGTGGTGCCGTGGTATCTGCCGACGGTTCATGCCTTCGTCGCCCTTTGTTCCTTCTGTGTCGCCTTTCTCGCCCTCGGCCGGCACCAGGTCCTCAGGTATCCCGCCCCGTTCTGGATCGGAATCGCCTACCTCGCTCACTCCATCTACTCCATTTTCCGCCTGTTGGTGTTCCCGACCCTGCCGGGCAATCGAGGCATCATCGAGACTCTGCCAAGCACTTCACCCTGGCTGGTGAACCTGCAGATGGCAACCCTGGCCGCATGCGTCATCATCGCTCCCTTCAGCCCGGTACCTCGAGATCGGCGCGCATCATGGATAATGGCTGTGGTGGCGGTCGCGGCGGTCACCTTGGCCGCCACCGCCGTAGTGAAGTTGGATCACGCCCTCCCGGTCATGGTGGTCGTTGGCCGGTTCACCGAACCGGAAAGGGCCCTGCTGTTGTTCCTGGCGGGGATGCTCTTCGCCAGCGCCATCGTTGCCACCGCCACCTACCTCGACACAGGAGACCGCCTCTTTGCCTTCACGGCCCTTTCCCAATTGGCAGCCACCTCATCCGTGGCGATGAACGCGCTGGGATCAAACTGGTTCAACCTACCCTTTTACCTGGGCCGCAACATCGTCGTAGCCGGCGCCCTGGTCATGCTGTTCGGCTTGCTCTCCGATTACGTGCAACTGGCCCGCAACGAGCAGGACAAGAGCCAGGAACTTGCACAAAGGACCGAGGAGCTGACGCAGAGCGAGGAGAGGCTGCGCTACAACGAGGTCACCCTGCAGATGGCCATCAACGCCACAGGTCTCGGTACCTTCGAGTTCGAGCCGGGCACCGGCAATCTCACCTGGTCCGTTCACGCCAAGCGGCACTTCGGTTTGGCACCGGAAGCTACGGGAAGCTACCAGTTGTTCGAGTCAGCTCTCCATCCGGAGGACCGCGACCGCGTGCTGACGGCACTCCGCAGGTCCTTCCAACCCGAGAGCGGCGGCATCTACCGGATCGAGTACCGGGCCATCGGCATTGAGGACCACAAAGAGCGCTGGCTCATGGCGAGGGGCCAGGTCTTTTTCGACGAGGATGGAGCCCCCATCCGTCTGGTCGGTGCCACCCTCGACATCACCGAACCGAAAAAGGCGGAGGCCCGCCTGCGCCGGATCTTCGACTCCGGAATGATCGGCCTGATCTACTGGAACATGCGCGGCGACATCCTCGACGCCAACGACGTTTTCCTGCGGATGCTGGGCAGGAGCCGTCACGAGCTGGAAGCAGGCACCGTAAAATGGAGCGATCTCACCCCCCCTGAGTACGCCGCCCTGGATGACTTCGCCCTTGACGAGTTACGTGCCACCGGCCTGGACACTCCCTATGAGAAGGAGTTTTTCCGCAGCGACGGCGCCAGGGTTCCAGTTCTCATCGGAGCGGCGACCTTGCCTGAAGCCCCGGAAGAAGGTGTCGCATTCGTGCTCGACATAACGGAGCGCAAGAAGGCCGAGGAGGAGGTCCGCCAAGCCAGAAACACGCTCGAGTTGCGGGTCCAGGAACGGACCGAGGAACTGAGGCAGGCGCTGCAAAGCCTGCGGGCGGAAACCGAGGAGCGCCTGCGCGCGGTCGAGGAACTAAGGCTGAAGGAGCAGATGCTGATGCAGCAGAACCGGCTGGCGGCAATGGGTGAGATGCTCGCCAACATCTCGCACCAGTGGCGCCAGCCTTTGAACATGCTTGGCCTTATCCTGCAGAATCTCACCAGGAGTTACGACCGAGGCACGTTCTCGTCGGAGATGCTGCAAAAGAGTGCCGACAGGGGGACGGAGCTCATCGAACACATGTCCAAGACCATTGAGGACTTCTCCGCCTACCTGAACCCGGACAAGACCAAGGTATCGTTCGACGTCGGGGAAGTCATCGCGAAGGCCCTGTCCATGATGGGGGAAACCCTGCAGGGCATGACCGTGGAGGTGGACACCCCGCCTCAGGCGGTTCACGCCATCGGTTATCGCAACGAGTACGCGCAGGTGGTGATCAATATCCTGGTGAACGCCCGTGACGCACTGCGGGAAAGGAACGTGGCGGACCCGCGGGTCACCATCAGGATCAGCAGGGAGGGCGAACGCAGCGTGGTCGCTATCTCGGACAACGCCGGCGGCATCGCCCACGATATCCTGGACAAGATTTTCGAGCCTTACTTCACCACCAAAGCGCCCGGCGAGGGTACCGGGATCGGCCTGTTCATGTCTAAGGCCATCATAGAAAAAAGCATGGGTGGGAAACTCTCGGCAAGCAACACCGACACGGGCGCGGAGTTCAAGATCGAGGTATGA
- a CDS encoding ATP-binding protein, translating to MEPSAAPDFKKLFEKAPGLYLVLDPQLRAVAATDAYLEATLTTREGIIGKHIFEIFPDNPDDPSADSVRNSRASFNRVVQTRQPDTIGLQRHDVRRPDGGGFEVRYWSAVNYPVLAPDGSLAYILHKVENVTEFMELKRKGVEQAKITDELRERSFKIEADLYERSREMAETSQKLKAANEELARLYEKTRELDTLKTQFFANVSHELRTPLSLILGPVRKLMNADRLDRKQRGDLAVVERNARLLLKNVNDLLDLSKLDAGKIDMEYARTDLAWLTRFVASHFETVADDKGIRFTITAPDELWGEVDSQKLQRVLVNLLGNAFKFTPPRGAIRLTLAPQAESALFVVEDTGPGIPAELRQAVFERFRQVDSGPTRSHGGSGLGLAIVREFVALHRGTVAVTAAPEGGARFSVSIPLAAPEGTAVAATRKVHPLELDETEGTPPVLTSERDEEAPSPSAPLVLVVEDNPDMNDFIRSILQEQYRVSSASNGVEGLEKALSSRPDLVVTDYMMPKMTGEDLVKEIRRHPDFDEMPILLLTAKVDEKLRVHLLQSGVQDALDKPFEAEEFLARVTGLIARKRKSQAALWESHALLKAVTEGIDNSIFIKDAQGRYQLVNGPGARRIGKPVAEIIGQDDEALFDPAAAEHIKWQDKIVMTKGEMLTFEETRLVEGKPRTYLTTKAPHLDANGEVIGVLGISHDITERKLAEEELQKSKDLLEERVKERTTELRKALQVLKTETEERLRAVEELRRREQMLMQQNRLAAMGEMLVNISHQWRQPLNVLAAILQTMAISHERGTLSGEILHKNVNRSVELIEHMSKTINDFSFYLTPDKTTSTFDVSEVVTKTIAMVGETMHDVQVEVQCPEEEVTATGYRNEYAQALLNILFNARDALRDRATPDPKVTIRVSGEGGKSVLTITDNAGGIPEEIMDKIFEPYFSTKGPDKGTGIGLFMSKTIIEQSMGGKLTARNREGGAEFTIEV from the coding sequence ATGGAACCATCGGCTGCTCCTGATTTCAAAAAGCTATTCGAGAAAGCACCGGGGCTCTACCTGGTGCTCGATCCGCAGCTGCGCGCCGTGGCCGCGACCGACGCCTACCTCGAGGCGACCCTCACCACCCGTGAAGGGATAATCGGTAAACACATATTCGAGATCTTTCCGGACAATCCCGACGATCCAAGCGCCGACTCGGTGCGCAACTCCCGGGCGTCCTTCAACCGCGTTGTGCAAACGAGGCAACCCGACACCATCGGGCTGCAGCGGCACGACGTCCGCAGACCCGACGGGGGTGGCTTCGAGGTGCGCTACTGGAGCGCTGTCAACTACCCGGTGCTCGCACCCGACGGTTCTCTCGCCTACATCCTGCACAAGGTGGAAAACGTCACCGAGTTCATGGAGCTGAAGCGAAAGGGAGTGGAGCAAGCGAAGATCACCGACGAGTTGCGCGAGCGCTCCTTCAAGATCGAGGCGGACCTGTACGAGAGGTCGCGCGAGATGGCGGAGACCAGCCAGAAATTGAAAGCCGCCAACGAGGAACTGGCCCGCCTCTACGAAAAAACCCGCGAATTGGATACCCTGAAGACGCAGTTCTTCGCCAACGTCAGTCACGAACTGCGCACTCCGCTGAGCCTGATTCTCGGCCCTGTGCGCAAGCTGATGAATGCCGACCGCCTCGACCGGAAACAGCGCGGCGACCTCGCGGTCGTGGAGCGCAACGCCCGGCTCCTGCTGAAAAACGTCAACGACCTGCTCGACCTGTCCAAACTCGATGCCGGCAAGATCGATATGGAGTATGCGCGCACCGATCTCGCCTGGCTGACCCGCTTTGTCGCATCGCACTTCGAGACGGTAGCCGACGACAAGGGCATCCGCTTTACCATCACCGCACCGGATGAGCTTTGGGGTGAAGTCGATTCGCAAAAACTGCAAAGGGTACTCGTCAACCTCCTTGGCAATGCCTTCAAGTTCACCCCACCCCGCGGCGCGATCAGGCTGACCCTGGCACCCCAGGCCGAGTCAGCCCTCTTCGTCGTCGAGGACACCGGCCCCGGCATCCCTGCCGAGTTGAGGCAGGCGGTTTTCGAACGTTTCCGTCAAGTCGACAGCGGTCCGACCCGCAGCCACGGCGGCAGCGGTCTCGGGCTCGCCATCGTGCGGGAGTTCGTAGCGCTGCACCGCGGCACTGTTGCTGTCACAGCTGCGCCGGAGGGGGGCGCCCGTTTTTCAGTCTCGATCCCGCTGGCGGCACCGGAGGGGACCGCGGTGGCCGCCACTAGGAAAGTCCATCCGCTGGAACTCGATGAGACCGAGGGGACGCCCCCGGTGCTCACATCAGAGCGGGATGAAGAAGCGCCGTCGCCAAGTGCCCCGCTCGTGCTGGTAGTGGAAGACAACCCGGACATGAACGATTTCATCCGCTCGATACTGCAGGAGCAGTACCGGGTCAGTTCGGCGTCGAACGGGGTCGAGGGACTGGAAAAAGCGCTGTCGTCGCGGCCCGACCTGGTGGTGACGGATTACATGATGCCGAAGATGACGGGAGAAGACCTGGTGAAGGAAATCCGCCGACACCCAGACTTCGACGAGATGCCTATCCTGCTGTTAACGGCGAAAGTCGATGAGAAACTGCGGGTGCACCTGCTGCAATCCGGGGTCCAGGACGCGTTGGACAAGCCGTTTGAAGCGGAGGAGTTCCTGGCGAGGGTCACGGGGTTAATCGCACGCAAGAGGAAGTCCCAGGCGGCACTATGGGAAAGTCACGCGCTGCTCAAAGCCGTGACCGAAGGCATAGACAATTCCATCTTCATCAAAGACGCCCAGGGCCGGTATCAGCTAGTCAACGGTCCAGGGGCGCGCAGGATAGGAAAACCGGTTGCCGAGATCATCGGACAAGACGACGAGGCACTGTTCGACCCGGCCGCCGCGGAACACATCAAGTGGCAGGACAAGATCGTGATGACCAAGGGGGAGATGCTGACTTTCGAGGAGACCAGGTTGGTGGAAGGAAAGCCGCGCACCTATCTGACCACCAAGGCCCCCCACCTCGACGCGAATGGGGAGGTCATCGGCGTGCTTGGCATCTCCCACGACATCACTGAGCGCAAGCTGGCCGAGGAGGAGTTGCAAAAGTCCAAGGACCTCCTGGAAGAGCGGGTCAAGGAGAGGACGACGGAACTGAGGAAAGCCTTGCAGGTTCTCAAAACAGAAACAGAGGAACGCCTGCGGGCGGTGGAGGAACTGCGACGCAGGGAGCAGATGCTGATGCAGCAGAATCGCCTGGCGGCCATGGGGGAAATGCTCGTCAACATCTCGCACCAGTGGCGGCAGCCTCTAAACGTGCTTGCCGCCATTTTGCAGACCATGGCCATCAGCCACGAGCGTGGCACCCTGTCCGGCGAGATCCTGCATAAAAACGTCAATCGCAGCGTGGAGCTGATCGAGCACATGTCCAAAACCATCAACGACTTCTCGTTCTACCTGACTCCGGACAAGACCACGTCCACCTTCGACGTCAGCGAGGTGGTGACAAAAACAATCGCCATGGTGGGCGAAACAATGCACGACGTTCAAGTGGAGGTGCAATGCCCTGAGGAAGAGGTCACCGCCACCGGCTACCGGAACGAATACGCGCAGGCTCTGCTCAACATCCTGTTCAACGCCCGGGACGCGCTGCGTGACAGAGCTACCCCCGATCCCAAAGTCACTATCAGGGTCTCCGGCGAGGGCGGCAAAAGCGTGCTGACCATCACCGACAACGCAGGAGGCATCCCGGAGGAAATCATGGACAAGATCTTCGAGCCGTACTTCTCCACCAAAGGACCCGACAAGGGGACCGGCATCGGCTTATTCATGTCAAAAACGATCATCGAGCAGAGCATGGGCGGGAAACTGACCGCCCGAAACCGCGAGGGCGGCGCCGAGTTCACTATCGAGGTCTGA
- a CDS encoding sensor histidine kinase, with translation MPTSRERVTSILYVEDEAEARNLIGDLLREEHPQLTIIIAANGAEGLALFKEHRPQVVVTDIRMPVMDGLTMAGHIRELDQEVDLIAVSAYSDTSFLVRAIELGFSNYVFKPVNFSKLLTALTRIIKVRELKHRFSEQNERLRQSEQRLQATFDQAAVGVGHVALDGTFLRINDKYCDIAGCSSGNAPTTIYDFTHPEDLPVCKTHHELLLAGKQRSYSLEKRYVHDEAVVWASLTVSMVQDRSGKDTFMVAIVDDITERKLLEGKIADLNRALSARAEELESANSDLTAFNYTVAHDLRQPLNLISGYCQAVSMTCGTMLSEDCRDFLQKAYEGTVKMNKLVNALLEFAEMAHAEPKQETVYLSREAEEIAAELARSEPQRRARFAIVPGLSAQGDTQLLRAVLANLLGNAWKYTAVREETVIEFGSTVREGETVFFVRDNGIGFDMAQTKEIFVPFRRLPGAQRSGGFGIGLATVERIIRRHGGEVWAEGEPDKGATFYFSLP, from the coding sequence ATGCCAACTTCCAGAGAGCGAGTAACGAGCATCCTCTACGTCGAGGACGAAGCCGAGGCACGGAACCTTATCGGCGACCTGCTGCGCGAGGAGCACCCGCAGCTCACGATCATCATCGCAGCGAACGGCGCAGAGGGGCTGGCCCTGTTCAAGGAGCACCGGCCGCAGGTCGTGGTGACCGACATCAGGATGCCGGTCATGGACGGCCTCACCATGGCCGGCCACATCCGGGAGTTAGACCAGGAGGTCGACCTGATCGCGGTGAGCGCCTACAGCGATACCAGCTTCCTGGTGCGCGCCATCGAGCTCGGCTTCAGCAACTACGTTTTCAAACCGGTCAACTTCTCGAAGCTGCTCACCGCGCTGACCAGGATCATCAAGGTGAGGGAGTTGAAGCACCGGTTCAGCGAGCAGAACGAACGGCTGCGGCAAAGCGAGCAGCGCCTACAGGCCACCTTCGACCAGGCGGCCGTAGGAGTCGGGCACGTAGCCCTCGATGGCACCTTCTTACGCATCAACGACAAGTACTGTGACATCGCGGGGTGCAGCAGCGGCAACGCTCCGACCACCATCTATGACTTCACCCACCCGGAGGATCTGCCGGTATGCAAAACGCACCACGAACTTCTGCTGGCAGGAAAACAGCGCAGCTACTCCCTGGAAAAGCGGTACGTGCACGACGAGGCCGTCGTCTGGGCATCGCTGACCGTCTCGATGGTGCAGGACCGCTCCGGCAAGGACACCTTCATGGTTGCCATCGTCGATGACATAACGGAACGCAAGCTCCTGGAGGGGAAGATCGCGGATCTGAACCGCGCCCTGTCAGCGAGAGCGGAGGAACTGGAGAGCGCAAACAGTGACCTCACCGCCTTCAACTACACGGTGGCCCACGACCTGCGCCAACCCTTGAACCTGATCAGCGGCTACTGCCAGGCGGTCAGCATGACCTGCGGAACGATGTTGAGTGAGGATTGCCGGGATTTCCTGCAAAAGGCCTACGAGGGGACGGTGAAGATGAACAAGCTGGTCAACGCCCTGCTCGAATTCGCGGAAATGGCGCACGCCGAACCGAAGCAGGAAACCGTCTACCTCAGCCGCGAAGCGGAGGAGATTGCGGCCGAACTGGCGCGCTCGGAGCCGCAGCGGCGTGCGAGGTTCGCCATCGTGCCCGGACTTTCGGCACAGGGGGACACCCAGTTGCTCAGGGCGGTCCTGGCCAACCTGCTGGGCAACGCATGGAAGTACACCGCGGTTCGCGAGGAAACTGTAATCGAATTCGGTAGTACCGTCCGTGAAGGCGAGACCGTTTTCTTTGTCAGGGACAATGGGATCGGTTTCGACATGGCGCAGACCAAGGAGATCTTCGTCCCCTTCCGGCGTCTGCCCGGGGCGCAGCGGTCTGGAGGCTTCGGTATCGGGCTGGCGACGGTAGAGCGGATCATCAGGCGGCACGGAGGTGAGGTTTGGGCGGAAGGCGAACCGGACAAGGGAGCCACCTTCTACTTCTCACTCCCATGA
- a CDS encoding LysR substrate-binding domain-containing protein, protein MAITLRQLEIFEKVAVCGQVTQASSHLLLTQSAVSMALAELERLAGAPLFERSGRRLFLNDRGRQLLPEAREVLARVRKIEQFLEDSVGTPVGTLVVGASTTIGNYLLPAMIGEFSRLYPGAKPLLQVGNALQIEQGVESGELDLGLIEGLQHLPSLTATPWRRDELVLIVGKEHPWASLGRVTPEMLASATWIMREKGSGTREVFETAMERAGVKYAVALELGHTEAIKKAVEAGLGVGCISRMAVQRELDQGWLFEVANPVDLQRTLLIVTRKNDYRSALLKAFLALLECKLDLKGQGAVPKP, encoded by the coding sequence ATGGCGATAACCCTCAGGCAGCTTGAGATTTTCGAGAAGGTTGCCGTGTGCGGGCAGGTGACACAAGCCAGCAGCCACCTGCTGCTGACCCAGTCAGCGGTGAGCATGGCACTCGCAGAGTTGGAGAGGCTCGCGGGCGCACCGCTGTTCGAGCGCTCCGGCAGGCGGTTGTTCTTGAACGATCGCGGCCGCCAGTTGCTCCCCGAGGCGCGTGAAGTGCTGGCAAGGGTACGCAAGATTGAGCAGTTTCTTGAAGATTCGGTTGGGACGCCGGTGGGGACCTTGGTCGTAGGTGCCAGCACGACCATCGGCAATTACCTGCTCCCTGCCATGATCGGCGAGTTTTCACGCCTCTATCCCGGTGCCAAGCCGCTTTTGCAGGTGGGCAACGCTCTCCAGATCGAGCAGGGAGTCGAATCGGGGGAACTCGACCTTGGCCTTATCGAGGGGCTGCAGCACCTGCCGTCTCTGACGGCGACCCCGTGGAGGCGGGATGAGCTCGTGTTGATCGTTGGCAAGGAGCATCCCTGGGCATCCCTTGGGCGGGTGACCCCGGAGATGCTTGCTTCTGCAACCTGGATCATGAGGGAAAAAGGGTCCGGAACGCGCGAGGTATTTGAGACTGCCATGGAAAGGGCAGGGGTAAAATACGCCGTGGCTCTTGAACTGGGACACACGGAGGCGATCAAGAAGGCCGTGGAGGCGGGGTTAGGCGTGGGGTGCATCTCGAGGATGGCCGTGCAGCGAGAGCTCGACCAGGGGTGGCTGTTCGAGGTGGCCAATCCGGTTGATCTGCAGCGAACGCTGTTGATTGTCACCAGGAAAAACGACTATCGCAGCGCGTTGTTGAAGGCATTTCTCGCCCTGCTGGAATGTAAGCTGGACTTGAAGGGCCAGGGGGCGGTCCCTAAGCCGTGA
- a CDS encoding YeiH family protein: MKLALALCLMAVAAPWGSTGFALALGIAFALTLGNPWLKLTARLSRITLQLSVVGLGFGLEIGTVMQTGKESLIYTIVGICGTLSVGYFLGKAFGTDSNTSLLISAGTAICGGSAIAAMAPVLKAKDDETAVALGTVFTLNAVALLIFPLIGHLVGLSQDTFGTWAGLAIHDTSSVVGAASTYGTEALRIGTTVKLTRAMWIIPVVLGFALLRGTRERISTPLFIIGFLVAATTRTALPAYGAQWDQVAALATHCLKFSLFFVGLGLSREVLGRVGLRPMLQGVTLWAAVSGITLAALMAIGIA; the protein is encoded by the coding sequence ATGAAATTGGCTTTGGCACTTTGTCTCATGGCAGTGGCGGCACCATGGGGGAGCACAGGATTTGCGCTGGCGCTGGGTATCGCCTTCGCCCTCACCCTGGGGAACCCCTGGCTGAAGCTCACGGCACGGTTGAGCAGAATCACCCTGCAACTCTCTGTGGTGGGGCTTGGTTTCGGCTTGGAGATTGGGACGGTAATGCAAACGGGCAAGGAAAGCCTCATTTACACCATCGTGGGTATCTGCGGGACGCTCAGCGTCGGGTACTTTCTGGGCAAGGCGTTCGGGACCGACAGCAACACCTCGCTGCTCATTTCCGCGGGGACGGCCATTTGCGGCGGCAGCGCCATAGCCGCCATGGCTCCGGTACTCAAGGCCAAGGACGATGAGACTGCAGTCGCGCTGGGCACCGTGTTCACCCTCAATGCGGTCGCGTTGCTCATCTTCCCTCTTATCGGGCACCTGGTCGGCCTAAGCCAGGATACCTTCGGAACCTGGGCCGGCCTTGCCATCCATGACACCAGCAGCGTCGTCGGTGCCGCCTCGACCTACGGCACCGAGGCCCTTAGAATCGGCACCACCGTCAAACTGACCCGCGCCATGTGGATCATACCGGTGGTGCTGGGCTTCGCACTGCTAAGAGGAACGCGGGAGAGGATCAGCACCCCTCTTTTCATCATCGGGTTCCTTGTTGCAGCAACCACGAGGACCGCCCTGCCGGCATATGGGGCCCAATGGGACCAGGTCGCCGCGCTGGCAACGCACTGCCTCAAGTTTTCGCTGTTCTTCGTGGGACTTGGGCTTAGCAGGGAGGTCTTAGGGAGGGTCGGCTTACGCCCCATGCTGCAAGGCGTGACACTCTGGGCAGCCGTAAGCGGCATCACCTTGGCCGCATTGATGGCTATCGGGATTGCGTAA
- a CDS encoding cytochrome c3 family protein, whose amino-acid sequence MKWIFVPVVFAGLAGVAFANGKDFLEFRNSKGTVIFAHAKHEKLADNDCKVCHENQVGAIRSFGKAYAHRVCIGCHEPEAGKMEGPITCEGCHQSS is encoded by the coding sequence ATGAAATGGATTTTTGTGCCGGTTGTTTTTGCCGGCCTCGCCGGGGTTGCCTTTGCCAACGGTAAGGATTTCCTCGAGTTTCGAAACAGCAAGGGCACAGTCATCTTCGCACACGCAAAGCATGAGAAGCTTGCCGACAATGACTGCAAAGTCTGCCACGAAAATCAGGTAGGTGCCATCAGGTCCTTCGGCAAGGCTTATGCCCACCGGGTCTGCATCGGGTGTCACGAGCCGGAGGCCGGCAAAATGGAGGGTCCCATTACCTGCGAAGGGTGCCACCAGAGCTCCTGA